In Weissella tructae, the DNA window CCACAACGAGTGACGCTCCAATGGCATACGAGATATAAATGAATTCAGTCCCAGCTTTTGGTAGGAACCATTTGATACCAATAATCATTAGTAAGATGATTACAACTAATGTTTGCGCAAAGTAATCGTGAACTGTGTGTGTCCAACCGGGGTTATTTGGGAACAAGCCCACACCACCAAGTGTGATTGCTAACATAGAAAATAGGATACGTAGCGCGAATAGACGACGATTGTGTGTGAAGCTCGCATCTAAACTAGTAAATAGATAATCAACTAACGTTAACATAGTTAATCCAGAGAAGATTAGCGTGAAATTAAAGTACATTGCATTTTCAACATGTTGCGTACCTAAGTAACTAAAGTTAAATTGCCACCAGTCTGGTTGACCGCTTGTTAGCATAGAAAATAGAATACCACCAAATAGTGTGGCGATTAGAACAGCTGTAATGGTTGAAAAGTTGATGTTACGTGCGGCTAACATAAGCGCATAAGCATTAATACCAACGATCAATCCGATAATAATAGCCGCAGTGTATTGATCAAGGTGCAAACCAATGAATGCTTGTGAGAAAATACGGAAAAAGATTGCGACGACAGCAAAACATAAAATACCGTAGGCTAATGTCAAATTAAAGATATGGCGCCAACGCAGAACCCATTGTTGTTGTGCTCTGTTTTTAATTAGTGTGTATAGAAAGCCTAAGCAACCAAAGAACACGCTAAAGTAAATTGAGATTTGTGCCACTGAATTCGCACCAGATAAGGGAACATTTGGTGTTTGTTGGACAAAAAAGTTTACTAATGCAAGTAAACCACTCAAGATGGCGGTGATTGTAAAATAACGAATGAGAACACGTTCATCATGGTGATCACGTGCAATGTTTTCAAATGTTATTTTTCCGTCTGCGTATACGGCAGTGATGTGGGCATCTTTTTTAAAATGCCCTTGTTTAGCTACCGTGTCGGGGATTTCTATATAAAGTTTTTCGTTAGTGGGCATAGGCACTCCTTGTTTCCGACCCATTTGAGGGGAAAGGGTATTTTATCAGTCATATTCAATTATATATGAATATATGCATTATGGAAATGTTAGAGCGGAAACCTGTTGCTTTTTTGTTAATAAGGGGTTTGCTATTGGTCGAAGCCGTATTCTGTGCTATATTATAAGGTAATCGAAGGAAGTTGGATTTTATATCCTGTTAAAAAATAAATTAAAGAAAAGAATAGGGAAATTATGAGTACGACATTAAATATTATGCCGTTTGGTGGCGTCCGTGAAAACGGAAAGAACATGTACGCAGTAACAGTTAACGAAGATATTTTTATCTTGGATGCAGGATTGAAGTACCCAGAAAGCGATTTGTTGGGTGTGGATGTTGTTATTCCTGATTTTGAATATCTAGTAGAACATGCAGACCAAGTTCGTGGGATTTTCTTGTCACACGGACATGCTGATGCAATTGGGGCTTTGCCATACTTGTTGAGCAAGATGCAAGCACCTGTCTTTGGATCAGAATTAACATTGGAATTAGCTAAGTTGGCCGTTGAAGCAGAACCTTTAGCTAAGGGATTTGATGATTATCACGTTGTTAATGAAAATAGTGAAGTTGCGATGGATTCTGTCACAGTTTCATTCTTTAAGACAACTCACACAATTCCAGAATCACTAGGAATTAACTTGGAAACAGAAGAAGGACAAGTTGTTTATACTGGTGACTTCAAATTTGATACAACAGCAACACCAACTTACCAAACAGATTTGGCACGTTTAGCTGAAATTGGTAATAAGGGAGTTATTGCATTGTTGGCTGATGCTGCGGGAACAGCGAACACAAGTGCAACTGACCACGAAACTGATTTGGGAAAGTATGTTCTAGAATCATTCCGTGCACATGCAAAGGAACGTATTATTGTGGCAACTGTTGCCTCAAATATCCTACGTATTCAACAAGTAATCGATGCTGCCTTTAAAACAGGACGTCGTATTGTCTTGTCTGGGAATGATATTGAAAAGGTTGTCCGTACAGCGCTACGTTTGAACAAATTGGAATTACCAATGCGTGAAAACGAATTGTTCGTATCAATGAAAAACATGGACAAGCTAGCACCAGAAGAAACAGTTATCTTGGAAACAGGTCGCATGGGTGAACCTGTCCGCCATCTACAACGTATGGCACAAGGTGAAGACCGCAATGTGCAAATTCAAGAAGGTGACTTCGTCTTTATCGCAACAACACCTGCTGTTGCAATGGAAGGATTTGTCGCACGTACACGTGACGTATTGTTCCGTGCAGGAGCGTCTGTGCAACAAATTAGTACAGATAAGAAGTCTTCAGGACATGCTAGTCGTGATGACTTCCAACTACTATTAAACTTGTTGAAGCCACAAAACGTGATTCCAGTACAAGGTGAATACCGTGTCTTGAATTCAGCGGCTAAGGCTGCGTATGCAGTTGGTTACACACCTGACCATGTCTTTTTGCTTGAGAACGGTGACCGTTTGAACTATGCAGATGGTGAAATGGAATTGGGTGGATCAGTACAAGTGACATCAACAATGATTGATGGATCTGGTGTTGGTGATATTGGGTCAATCGTTTTGAATGACCGTCGTATCTTGTCCGAAGACGGTGTGTTTATTGCTGTTGTGACCATCGATCGTAAGAAGAAGAAGGTTGTGGCAAAGCCTAAGTTGGATTCACGTGGATTCGTGTATGTGAAGACATCTCGTGATTTGATTCGTGAAGCAAGTGACTTAGTAGAAAACACAGTTACTGAAGGTATTCAAAACACAAAGGAATTCGATTGGTCAAACTTGAAGAATTCTGTACGTGATGTATTAGGTAAGTTCTTGTACGAACAAACACACCGTAAGCCAGTTATTTTGCCAGTTATTATGGAAGCCAACCAAAATGGTCGTCGTCGTAAGAAGACACCAGCTAAGAATGGTAACAATAACGCTAACGCAAATAAGAAGGCTAACAATGCTGAAGGTGGTCAAGCGAATAAGCAAGGCAACAAGAAGCAAAACAACAATAATAAGAAGAAACAAGCACCAAAGGCGAATGCAAATAAGCCAGCGGAACAAAATCGCCCAGGTAACAAACCTGAAGGGGCAGCGCCAAAGAAGCGTCGTCGTCAACGCAAGCCAAAGGCTGCGGCACAGACGCCAGCAACTGAAGCACAAGCACCAAAGGCAGAATAATGAAAAAGGGCTGACATTTTATTTTTATAATAAGATGTCAGTTTTTTTATAAGGAGAGATTATGAATGTAGAGGAGCTACTGATTGCTGCGGAGCAAGCGATGGACGAAAACGACTATTCTCATGCAGTCGAGCTTTTAGAAGATGCGTACCAAATGGAGCAAACCCAAGAAATCAATCGTCGCTTAGTTACAAGTTTGGAAGCAGCTGAACAGTTTGAGCATGCATACCGTATTGCAATGGAGCGTGCATGGGTAAGTTATGTCGATGTACAAGAGCAAGAAACATTTATGCGCCTCGCATTAAAAGTTAATCGTCCAATTGCGGCACGTAAGATGTTGAGTCAGTTCATTGGGGATGTAGAGAGCTGGCAACAAAAGATTGTGTCGTCTGAAAATGAGAGTCGTTTAAACGAACAAACGCGTATTAAAGAAATGACGCGAGAATTTTACCATTTAGGGCAAACGACATTAACTGACCAACACCGTCTATTGTCTGAAATGGATCAATTACCACTGAAAGAATATGTTTTCAGTGCCAAAGGGGTGTTAACAGATCCGTTCTCTAATTCGTTAATTCGTGCGACTGTTTTTGAAAGCCTACAACATCTAAAATACTCAGAAGATATTGAGATGTTATCCGTCTTGGGAGATGTACATGTTGTGAATGCCGCAGACATCTCTCCATTAAAGGGGATGGCCAGCTATCAAGAAATGTTGCGTCATTTAGTTGAATTAGAGAATGATATGGACCCAACAATGTGGCAAGGGCTTTCTCAACAGAGTGAGTTGATGCTACAAATCATGTATCCGTTTGTGAATTTCGGCATAACTAATGTTGCTGATTGGTTAAATGATGTTCAAGTTATGATGTTTGGCTTTGGAGAAATGCGTTCAGAACCTGAACAACAACGCTGGCAACACGCAATCTGGCAAGCAATTGCAGAAATTTTGGAAAATTAAGATTGAATTCATTATGGCATGTTTACAAATGAATTAATGTTTTATATAATTATTTCATCTTCTCATTGGAGCGTTACCTTTTCCATGCATTTTTTTGTGTGTTTTGGGTTCCTTTCCATTTGGGAATGTTGTATACTTAAAAGCAAGCATAAATGGTTAATCCCAAGGGGTTAACTTGCGAAATTTAGGAGGATAAGCTTTTGGCTAAAGAAAATTTTGAGCGCACTAAGCCTCACGTAAACATTGGAACTATCGGTCACGTTGACCACGGTAAGACTACTCTTACTGCTGCAATCTCTAAGGTATTGGCCGACAAGGGATTGGCACAACAACAAGACTTTGCTGCTATCGACGCTGCTCCTGAAGAACGTGAACGTGGTATCACGATCAACACTTCACACATCGAATACGAAACTGAAGCTCGTCACTACGCGCACATCGACGCGCCTGGTCACGCGGACTACGTTAAGAACATGATCACTGGAGCCGCTCAAATGGACGGTGCCATCTTGGTTGTTGCCGCTACTGACGGTCCTATGCCACAAACACGTGAACACATCTTGTTGGCACGTCAAGTTGGTGTTGACTACCTAGTTGTCTTCTTGAACAAGACTGACTTGGTGGACGACGAAGAATTGGTTGAATTGGTTGAAATGGAAGTTCGTGAACTGTTGTCAGAATACGATTTCCCAGGGGATGATATTCCTGTACTTCACGGTTCAGCTTTGAAGGCCTTGGAAGGTGACGCAGCTAACGTTGCAGTTATCGAAAACTTGATGGACACAGTTGACGAATACGTGCCAACTCCAGATCGTGAAACTGACAAGCCATTCTTGATGCCTGTCGAAGACGTATTCACAATCACTGGTCGTGGAACTGTTGCTTCAGGACGTATCGACCGTGGAACAATCAACTTGAACGACGAAGTCGAAATCGTTGGTTTGCACGAAGATGTTCGTAAGACTGTTGTTACTGGTATCGAAATGTTCCGTAAGTCAATGGAACAAGGACAAGCTGGAGACAACGTTGGAGCATTGCTACGTGGTGTTGACCGTTCAGAAATCGAACGTGGACAAGTTTTGGCAAAGCCTGGATCAATCCAAACTCACAAGAAGTTCTTGGGTGAAGTCTACGTATTGTCAAAGGAAGAAGGAGGTCGTCACACACCATTCTTCACTAACTACCGTCCACAATTCTACTTCCACACTACAGACGTTACTGGTGTTGTTCAATTGCCAGAAGGTGTAGAAATGGTTATGCCTGGAGATAACGTGACATTCGACGTTGAATTGATCGCTCCTGTTGCCATTGAAAAGGGATTGAAGTTTACTGTTCGTGAAGGTGGCCGTACTGTTGGTGCCGGAACTGTTTCAGAAGTCTTGGACTAATCTGAATATTCAGTAAATTAAATAGTCTAACTATTTAAAAAAGATGTTACTTCGGTAACGTCTTTTTTTTGTTTTACAAGCGAATAAAACCATGAAATAACACGTTTTTATGCTCAGTTTTGTTTAAATTAATTGGGTAATCTGCTATACTTACCTAGTATGTAAGATAGAAATTAAATCATAATTCAATTGTGATGTGGAGGAATTTAAAAATGGCAAATGCAGTATTCACTAAGGGTGATGGAAACAACGGAACGTTGACATTCGACGTACCAGTTGATGTATATGAAAAGGGAATCGATCAAGCATTCCAAGACGTGAAGAAGGATGTTGCGGCACCTGGTTTCCGTAAGGGAAAGATGCCTAAGCAAGTATTCATGCAAATGTACGGTGAAGAATCACTATACAACGAAGGTTTGAACAAGGTTTTGCCAGAAGTTTTCGACAACGCAATTGCTGAAACTGGTGTTACAATGGTTGGTCAACCTAAGATCTCAATCGTTTCAATGGACAAGGGACAAGACTGGAAGATTTCTGCTGAAATCGAACTTGCACCTGAAGTTGAATTGGGAGACTACAAGGGTCTAACTGTTGCCAAGGTTGATGCAACTGTTTCTGAAGAAGAAGTTGCCGCAGAATTGACACGTTTGCAAGAAGACCAAGCTGAATTGGTATTGGTTGAAGCAGCTGCACAAGACGGTGACACTGTTGTCATCGACTTTGATGGTTCTGTTGACGGTGTTCACTTTGATGGTGGAAAGGCCGAAAACCACAGCCTAGCTTTGGGATCAGGATCATTCATTCCTGGATTCGAAGAACAATTGGTTGGTGCAAAGGCTGGAGATAACGTTAACGTTAACGTTACTTTCCCTGAAAACTACCAAGCTGAAGACCTTGCTGGTAAGGAAGCATTGTTTGAAGTAACTGTTCACGAAGTTAAGTCAAAGGAAACACCTGAACTTGACGACGAATTTGCTAAGGACGTTGATGAAGAAGTTGCTTCATTGGCTGAATTGAAGACTAAGATCATGGAAGGTCTTCAAGCGCAAAAGAACGCCGAAGCTGAAAACAAGAAGGAAGACGAAGCTATCAACGCCGCTGTTGATAACGCTACTGTTGTTGGTGGATCATTGCCACAATCAATGATTGACGAAGACGTAGAACGTCAAATGAACCAATTCTTCGCTTCAATGCAACAACAAGGAATTACACCAGAATTGTACTTCCAAATCACTGGAACTTCTGCTGAAGACATGAAGGCTCAATACGTTGATGGTGCAGACCGTCGCGTTAAGACTAACCTTGTGTTGGAAGCCATCGTTAAGGCAGAAAACATCCAACCTTCAGAACAAGAAATTGCTGCTGAAGTTAAGGCATTGGCTGAACAATACGGTATGGAAGAAGAAGCTATCCGTAACGCATTGTCAGACGACATGTTGGCACACGACATTGCTATCAAGCAAGTTGTTGCTGAAATCGTTAAGACAGCGGTTGAAAAGTAATTTAACCCGACTTAACATTAAAGAGATCCGGACTTGTCCGGGTCTTTTTTTGTATTCTACAGGTAGTTTACTTATCAATTGTTTAGGTCGTCTGTTATAATTGAAGATAACCGTATTTAAATACACAAAAAATGAGGAGGTAGCAGTGTGTTCGATCCTAATGAAGATACAACAGGCATTGCTTACTGTTCTTTCTGTGGTAAGTCATCTGATGAAGTTAAGAAGTTAGTGGCTGGCCCAGGAGTTTATATTTGTAATGAATGTGTGGCACTAGCCCAAGAAATTATCGAAGAAGAAATGCAACAAGATGCATTGGACCTAACACTTGATTTAAAGAAGCCACGTGATATTGTGGACACTTTGAATCAATATGTTGTGGGACAAGACGAAGCTAAGCGTACATTAGCTGTAGCTGTCTACAACCACTACAAGCGTGTTAATGCCATGTTGGAAAACACACTAGATGATACTGGTGTTGAACTACAAAAGTCTAATATCGCGATGATTGGACCTACTGGTTCTGGTAAGACATACATTGCGCAAAGCCTAGCTAAGATCTTGAATGTGCCATTTGCGATTGCAGATGCGACAACTTTGACTGAAGCTGGATATGTTGGTGAAGACGTTGAAAACGTTGTTTTGAAGTTGCTACAAGCAGCGGATGGTGACGTTGAACGTGCCCAAACTGGAATTATCTACATTGATGAAATTGATAAGATTGCCAAGAAGGCTGAAAACGTATCAATTACACGTGATGTTTCTGGTGAAGGTGTCCAACAAGCATTGTTGAAGATGATTGAAGGCACGATTGCTAGTGTGCCACCACAAGGTGGACGTAAGCATCCGAACCAAGAATTGATTCAAGTTGATACAAACAACATCCTATTTATTGTAGGTGGTGCCTTTGCAGGTATCGAATCAATTGTTAAGGAACGTGTTGGGGCAAAGGTTATCGGATTTGGTACAAGTAAAGAAGCGGCCAAATTTGATGATTCACAATCAGTGATGTCACAAGTATTGCCAGAAGACCTAATGCGTTTTGGATTGATTCCTGAATTTATTGGTCGTTTGCCAATCTTGACAGCCCTTGAAGAATTGACTGAAGCTGACTTGGTTCGTATTTTGACAGAACCAAAGAACGCTTTGGTAAAGCAATATCAAGAATTGTTCAAGCTAGAAGATGTAAAATTGAGCTTCACAGAGGATGCATTGAACGCAATGGCGCACTTAGCTATTGAACGTGAAACTGGTGCCCGTGGACTTCGTTCTATTATGGAAGAAGTGATGCGTGACATTATGTTTGATGTGCCATCTGAAGACGATATCGCTGAAGTTATTATTAACGCCGATAACGTAATCGCTCACACTGAACCAAAGCTTATTAAGAAGTAAGAGGAGAGCAACATGCAAGTCCATAACGTGGATCTAAAGATTTCAGCGGTTCGTCCGAATCAATATCCAGATGATGGTTTCCCAGAAGTGGCCCTAGTTGGTCGTTCAAACGTTGGAAAGTCATCATTGACGAATACGTTGATTAACCGTAAGGCATATGCCCGTACATCATCACAACCTGGTAAGACACAAACATTGAACTTCTACAACGTCGAAGACGCTGTATACTTCGTTGACGTGCCTGGTTATGGTTATGCAAAGGTATCAAAGAAGGAACGTGAAAAGTGGGGCGCAATGATTGAGACCTACTTGTCACAACGTAAGCAATTACGTGGTGTTATTTCATTGGTGGATGCACGTCACTCACCATCAGAAGATGATATTAACATGTACAACTGGTTGTTATACTACAATATTCCAGTCTTGGTTGTTGCGACAAAGGCCGATAAAATTGCGCGTGGTAAGTGGAATCAAGCAGAAGCTTTGATTAAGCGCGAATTGGATTTCGATCCAAGTTCTTCTGAATTTACAATGTTTTCATCAGAAACAAAGTATGGAAAAGAACGCGTGTGGGAATGGATTGAAGCCCGCATGGAAGAGCCAGAACGACAATAATGACAAAGTACCTGAGAATATTCTTGGGTACTTTTATTTCAAAAGAGGATAAAAATATGAATAAGACACGTTACAAGGGAATGATTTTAGGCGAAGAAGTTGTGATTTCTGGGACTAAAGGGGAAACACACATGGATGCAGTTTTTGAAATTGTAAACAAGCAATTGAAAGAATTGGCACACATGAACGAAAACTTGACGCGCGAACAAATGCTAACATTGATGGCCATTAATGCTGTGTCAGATCAAGTGACAATGCAAGCCGAAATGGATGCTGAAAAATAATGATTTTATCAATTGTTATTTTACTGTTGTTGCTGATTAGTTTTAAAACAGGATATCATTACGGGTTCGTACGTAGTATTGTGCGTATGACTGGCCGTTTTGTTGTGTTGATTGGGGCGACAATTCTAACGCGTCCAGTTAGCACATGGTTAGCGACAACATTATTCAATGAACCGGCAGCTAATATCCTGTTTACGACTATCACTTTTGGGGTGCTTATGACCTTCGGTAGCATGATTTGGCGCCGAATTGAACGTGTCATGCACATTTTTAATAAGATTCCTTTGATTGGCTTTTTCAATCGTTTGACAGGAGCTGCTGTATACGTTGTATTGTCATACTTAATGATCTATGTGTTGCTATTGGTGACACATACGTGGTCTGTTGATTGGTACCAAATCCAATTACAACATTCCACAGTAGCACAATGGATGTTATCAAATACAGCAGGGTATACGAATGTCTTTACTGAATGGGTAGCCAATCAATATAGTCGAATCGGATAGGCTGAATTATGAATGAGAAAATACTAAAAACGTTAGAATACAATGCTGTGAAGCAACAAATTCAACCGTACTTAGCAACTGAATTAGGTAAGAAATTACTACAAAACTTGCGACCAACGACAGATTTGGTAACTATGCGTGCATGGTTAGCCCAAACATCAGACGCAAGTAAGGTGTTGCGTTACGAAGGTGGATTAACAATTCCGCGTTTGGAAGACGTTACACCACACATGAAACGTGTTGAAATCGGTGCTGCGTTGAGCGGAACTGAACTGGCACAAGTTGGGCGTGTCCTATTTACGACTGGTCAAATGAGTTTGTTCTTTGAGAACTTCATTCAAGACCGTGGGGATGATTTGCCAGCCTTGAAGCCATACTATACACGTTTGGTTACAATGCCTGAGTTGACGAAGCAATTGAATGTTGCAATTGATGCAGATGGTCGTGTTACTGACGAAGCGTCTGTTGAATTACACCGTATTCGTCAAGCAATCACCGGGACTGAAAATGGTATCCGCCAACGTATGCAAGATTATACACGCGGTAAGATGGCGCAATATCTATCAGACCCAATTGTGACGCAACGAAATGATCGTTATGTTGTGCCCGTCAAGGCAGAATACCGTAGCAAATTTGGTGGTGTTGTTCATGATCAATCACAAACAGGTCAAACATTATATGTTGAACCTGCGGATGTTGTGGACATGAATAATCGATTACGTGAAAACATCGTGAAAGAACGCCATGAAGAAGCACGTATTCTAGCTGAATTATCAGAATTATTATTACCAGTTGCTCAGGATGTTACGGCTAATGCAGATATTCTAGGACAATTGGATTTTGTTAATGCGAAGGCACGCTATGCCATGATGAGCAAGTCTCTTGAGCCAGAAGTGAGTGATGAAAACCACATCCGTTTGCTTGAAGCACGTCATCCGTTATTGGACCTTAACAAGGCTGTAGCGAACGATATCGTGTTGGGTGAAGATTATACTGCCATCATCATTACAGGTCCTAATACCGGTGGAAAAACCATCACATTGAAGACCCTTGGTTTGTTGCAATTGATGGCACAATCAGGTTTGTTTATTCCAACTGCTGAACATGCGACCGTGGGAATGTTCGACCAAATCTTTGCGGATATTGGGGATGAACAATCTATTGAACAATCATTATCAACGTTTAGCTCACACATGGTGAACATCGTTTCGATTCTAGATAATTTGACACCAAATTCTTTGGTGCTATTTGACGAATTAGGTGCGGGAACTGATCCACAAGAAGGGGCAGCGTTAGCCATGTCAATTTTGGATGCAGTTGGTCAAACAGGGGCTTATACAGTCGCAACAACCCACTACCCAGAATTGAAGGTTTACGGATTCAATCGTGCGGATACAATCAATGCGTCAATGGAATTTGATGTTGAAACATTGAAGCCAACCTACAAGTTCTTGTTGGGAATTCCTGGACGTTCAAATGCGTTAGAAATCTCACGTCGTTTGGGGTTGGATAATACCATTATTGATGGTGCAGCGTCACTAGCTGATGACGAATCACAAGAATTGAATGATATGATTGCGGACTTAGTAGCCCGTCGTAATGCTGTATTGACGCAACAAATTGAATTAAGCGATCAAATTGCTGAGAACCGTCGTATGAAGAACGAATACACAGATAAGCTTGAAAAAGTGGATACTGTGCGTGCTCAAACGATTGAAAAAGCAAAACAAGAAGCAAATCACATTGTGGCTGAGTCTAAGAAGAAAGCAGACCGGATTATTAGTGATTTGCACAAGATGCAACGTGATGGTGCACAAATCAAAGAAAATAAGTTGATTGATGCTAAGGGTGCGTTGAATGCACTTGAACAAAAGCCATCTGCAGAAAACAATCGTGTATTAAAGCGTGCTAAGCAAGCGAAAGACCAAGGAATTACTAAGGGTGATACTGTCTTGGTCATGGAATACGGCCAACAAGGAACTGTACTCCGTGTACTAAAGAATGACCAATTTGAAATTCAAATGGGAATTTTGAAAATGGTTCTCTCTGGTGATGAAATTCAAAAGCAAGCTGAAACAAAAGCTGCACCTTCTGCACAAAAAGCCAAGAAGCGTACTGCAGTGAAGGCAACGACTAATAAGGCCGTTAACCGCCAAGAAGCATCAGTGACCTTAGACTTACGTGGTCAACGTTACGATGCTGCTATGCAAAAGCTTGATCAATTCATTGATCGTGCGCTACTGAATAACCTGTCATCTGTGGAAATTATTCATGGTAAGGGAACTGGGGCAATCCGTCAGGGAGTCACAGAATATCTACGTTCACATCGTGGCGTAAAGTCATTCAACTTTACAGGACCTGACCAAGGTGCCACTTACGCTGAATTAGGGTAAGAAATTAATAAAATGCAATAAATTGAAATAGCCGCAAAGTTCGAGTTATGTACTCAAGCTTTACGGCTATTTGTTTATATGAGGTATAATGAATCTAGCATATAGTATGGTATTAGATTGGGGTGGAATTATGTTAGAAGTGAAAACACATGAATTATTATATGGTTGGAATTTAAATGTGCCTGAAGGGAATTTTGAAAAGATTTCGATTTTTATGGGACCGCATGATGACGAAAAGAACAGTTTTTCTTTTGGTGTACGCTTGCAAGAACATGGTATGGCAGCAACAGCCTACATTTCCATAGCAGAAACCGCTGTGACATTGGAAGAAGTGCCATTTATGTTTAAAAGTGTCACGATAGATAGTCTTCAGAAATACATCACAATTGAATTGGATGTTGAAACAGCATAATGGTCATGTTATATTCATTAACATAAAGTAAGTTAATTTTAAGGGTGAATGGTGTAATTATGATATAATTATCGTATACACAAGGAGGAAAGAACATGGCAGCTAAAGATATTACTGATGCAAACTTCTCACAAGAAACAGGTACAGGCGTAACGTTAACTGATTTTTGGGCAGCATGGTGTGGTCCTTGTCTAATGCAATCACCAGTTGTTGATCAATTGGCTGGACAACGTTCAGATGTTTCTTTCTTGAAGATGGATGTGGATGCAAATCCTGAAACAGCACAAGAAATGGGAATCATGGCAATTCCAACATTGATTATCAAAAAAGATGGGGAAATTGTTGAACGTCTAACAGGGTACACTCCTGCAGACCAATTGAACAATATTTTGAATCAATATACGAAGTAATTTGAAAGTACCAATGACTATGTGTCGTTGGTGCTTTTTATTTATCTGAAGGGAAAATATATTTTTGTAACAGTAAAAGTACAGGTTAAATACTGCATCATAGAAGTGTTTATTAGGTCAATATACGTCAGAAACGAGCAAATTTACGTTAATGAATTCTTAAACACTGACGTGTGGTTTTTGGTTAGCTGATAATGTATATTAGTCCTCGTGATTGGGCAGGGATACCTGTAATTGATCATGTTGAGGATAGGCTTTTAGCCGTTTTAAGTGTCGACAACACTCATTTTACTTAATTCTTGGAGGTGTTGAACATGAATAAACGAAAGAGTCTACAAGTGTAACGTATGTGATTGAATTTGCGATTGCTTTTTCAGTTATTCTTGGCGCTATTGGCACATTTTTGATTAGGTTAGCGAAAGCGGACTATATTCGACGAAGTGACCCTAATAGCAAAAAGAAAAACGACCACTCAGACGAGTAGTCGTTTCAAACAGATACACTTAATTCTTGACGGCGCTAGGTGGTGCAACACCTAGCGCCTTTTTATTTATACCCATAGAATACGTCAATTTAGATGATGGGTCAAGAGATGCGTTATGGCGTATAGTG includes these proteins:
- the trxA gene encoding thioredoxin, whose amino-acid sequence is MAAKDITDANFSQETGTGVTLTDFWAAWCGPCLMQSPVVDQLAGQRSDVSFLKMDVDANPETAQEMGIMAIPTLIIKKDGEIVERLTGYTPADQLNNILNQYTK
- a CDS encoding CvpA family protein, producing MILSIVILLLLLISFKTGYHYGFVRSIVRMTGRFVVLIGATILTRPVSTWLATTLFNEPAANILFTTITFGVLMTFGSMIWRRIERVMHIFNKIPLIGFFNRLTGAAVYVVLSYLMIYVLLLVTHTWSVDWYQIQLQHSTVAQWMLSNTAGYTNVFTEWVANQYSRIG
- the zapA gene encoding cell division protein ZapA, coding for MNKTRYKGMILGEEVVISGTKGETHMDAVFEIVNKQLKELAHMNENLTREQMLTLMAINAVSDQVTMQAEMDAEK
- a CDS encoding endonuclease MutS2; protein product: MNEKILKTLEYNAVKQQIQPYLATELGKKLLQNLRPTTDLVTMRAWLAQTSDASKVLRYEGGLTIPRLEDVTPHMKRVEIGAALSGTELAQVGRVLFTTGQMSLFFENFIQDRGDDLPALKPYYTRLVTMPELTKQLNVAIDADGRVTDEASVELHRIRQAITGTENGIRQRMQDYTRGKMAQYLSDPIVTQRNDRYVVPVKAEYRSKFGGVVHDQSQTGQTLYVEPADVVDMNNRLRENIVKERHEEARILAELSELLLPVAQDVTANADILGQLDFVNAKARYAMMSKSLEPEVSDENHIRLLEARHPLLDLNKAVANDIVLGEDYTAIIITGPNTGGKTITLKTLGLLQLMAQSGLFIPTAEHATVGMFDQIFADIGDEQSIEQSLSTFSSHMVNIVSILDNLTPNSLVLFDELGAGTDPQEGAALAMSILDAVGQTGAYTVATTHYPELKVYGFNRADTINASMEFDVETLKPTYKFLLGIPGRSNALEISRRLGLDNTIIDGAASLADDESQELNDMIADLVARRNAVLTQQIELSDQIAENRRMKNEYTDKLEKVDTVRAQTIEKAKQEANHIVAESKKKADRIISDLHKMQRDGAQIKENKLIDAKGALNALEQKPSAENNRVLKRAKQAKDQGITKGDTVLVMEYGQQGTVLRVLKNDQFEIQMGILKMVLSGDEIQKQAETKAAPSAQKAKKRTAVKATTNKAVNRQEASVTLDLRGQRYDAAMQKLDQFIDRALLNNLSSVEIIHGKGTGAIRQGVTEYLRSHRGVKSFNFTGPDQGATYAELG